One window of the Microplitis demolitor isolate Queensland-Clemson2020A chromosome 10, iyMicDemo2.1a, whole genome shotgun sequence genome contains the following:
- the LOC103569863 gene encoding uncharacterized protein LOC103569863 — MAAEAQVALQMNRIDTMRNMSARLTDAVLANQGAAAIDAELAILNDLWNRFNTTHERLFDDVPEIVENEYHTGNAYGTANLIYTELRVRLSAARPAPEPAHEVQPANHDQTAYFGGVHKSNLPQIKLPTFQGSYDEWDSFKDLFTSLVINEDSLTGSQKMHYLKTQVKGEAAALLANLQITDDAFQPAWELLNTRYTNPRRLLDMHIDDLLDRQPLTSHSAADLDALLLANKKSLDAIAALGIPIGELDPFLIRLTVRCLPSDLRVEWMASLGLSNEFPTYQQLHDMLKAKVRAWENSEIGAKITSTQVKSTSERPLSPKSYAKSAATTKQVKFGSSKSATPARSTPSTSTGSASYVAFTPKERTSEPGMCPICREKHFVLFCPSYQKASPLNRRTIVQHYRLCFNCLGRHRYADCRTKQKCRHCDQPHHTSTHLDDGAAAKPAQDAPVADPAHSLNVLLATAIVKLNSLTGSTCTARVLIDQGSELSFVTHSLIKKLDIQLSKAAVPLRGIGNVSAGHSLGSCKMTLHSLHNNASITIQAHVLALLTVNLPSFTLTKKKKWPHITGLQLADPDFLTSRPIDIILGAAPAAHIINAKIRKGSENDPIAQSTSLGWIIYGSVDTATSKLTAHGHHVAVDDQLQDLLTKFWYQEEPQTEFATRYTEEEEECEQHFVNTHYRQSDGRYVVRLPLKSSPSQLGDSLRAAQYALLRLRKRLEADPVYKKLYFDFLKEYEDLGHMKRLKLKELPPNSYLLPHHGVLKEQSTTTKLRVVFNGSWKTTSGVSVNEILHVGPKIQVDISDVLIRIRCHRYLFATDVTKMFRQIAVDKEDHHLQCILWFDEDDIPIVFALATVTYGTTSAPYLAGRALLQLAEDEGKKFPKAVEPLTNTRYVDDIYGGADELAEAIQVALDTKNMCATGCFPLAKWASNSTELLSQVAPSETQEDTPRELGDTTVKVLGLTWNSTQDKFQFGYSLPEASPTTKRTILSEIARLFDPLGFLAPIIVRAKMFMQKLWLQNFDWDATLSPSLLQEWNLFRDELHQISKIQIPRWNHVKNGVSIELHGFSDASQLAMAAVVYLKVTDATGSSNISLVCAKTQVAPLKPITIPRMELNAAVLLAQLILYVKKVLKLENVPVFMWTDSAVSLTWIRNNPARWKVYIRNRVTKIQESLPSVNWDFVPGKLNPADCASRGLTAAKLEQHSLWWTGPKWLSQSKDNWPSFDIPTQTVSHLEERPGLVFTIFKADSHPLYTLLEKFSKLSPLLRTLGICLRAIAKFKKVPQSTLDTPLSTVDLELAKTLLIKYTQSQYYSQELKLLKDGDSLHRSHHLAKLIPYVDYNGVLRVGGRLKNSLLDDEQKNPAILPRSSRLSTLLIDHSHRRTYHGGTQLTLADLRRSVWIEGGRVPVRSHILRCVVCTRHRGVRAQQLMGQLPSARVRPSKAFLHTGIDYAGPVTLKTFQGRGAKTYKGWIAVFVCLATSAIHIEIVTDYSTDAFVAAFRRFTSRRGACSILYSDCGTNFVGADATLKKEFAAGSRQLKELQYLLATDGTDWKFNPPSAPHFGGKWEAAVKSIKFHLIRTIGESLLTYDQLATVLTQIEAVLNSRPIAPLSEDPADLTALTPGHFLIGEPLIAVPGPSLLENNSATLSRWQQLQQMFQRFWSRWSSEYLQRHQSISKWHNPQNNIKVGSLVLLTDERFPPSKWPLARVLALHPGRDGLTRVVTLKNNFLKLNPGKTKTIIFGSSQHLNSSASIIAPKITVNRVTINCVVT, encoded by the exons ATGGCCGCCGAAGCTCAAGTCGCTCTTCAAATGAACCGCATCGACACGATGCGCAATATGTCTGCTCGCTTAACTGACGCTGTACTAGCTAACCAAGGTGCCGCCGCTATTGATGCTGAACTCGCTATCCTCAATGATTTGTGGAATCGCTTCAACACAACTCATGAGAGATTATTCGACGATGTACCTGAGATCGTTGAAAATGAATACCACACAGGTAATGCATACGGTACAGCTAATCTCATATACACAGAGCTCAGAGTGAGACTCAGCGCTGCTAGACCCGCTCCAGAACCTGCTCATGAAGTTCAGCCCGCTAATCACGATCAGACCGCTTACTTTGGTGGAGTGCATAAATCTAACCTGCCACAAATCAAGCTGCCAACTTTCCAAGGGTCGTATGACGAGTGGGACTCGTTCAAGGACTTGTTCACGTCTCTCGTCATTAATGAAGATTCGCTAACTGGGTCTCAGAAGATGCATTACCTGAAGACGCAGGTAAAAGGTGAGGCCGCTGCATTACTCGCTAATCTCCAGATCACAGATGACGCTTTCCAACCCGCTTGGGAGTTGCTGAATACTCGCTACACAAATCCACGTCGATTGctcgatatgcatatcgatGATTTGCTGGATCGCCAACCGCTAACTTCACACTCTGCTGCTGATTTGGACGCACTGTTACTCGCTAACAAAAAATCGCTGGACGCTATCGCTGCATTGGGAATTCCAATTGGTGAGTTGGACCCCTTTTTAATTCGTTTGACTGTTCGCTGCTTGCCTTCAGATCTGAGGGTGGAATGGATGGCTTCGCTTGGGTTATCCAATGAGTTTCCCACTTACCAACAGCTGCACGATATGCTCAAGGCCAAGGTTCGTGCGTGGGAAAACTCAGAGATTGGCGCTAAAATAACCTCAACGCAAGTTAAGAGTACCAGTGAGAGACCACTATCACCAAAGTCTTACGCTAAGTCAGCCGCTACAACCAAACAAGTTAAGTTTGGGAGCAGTAAATCCGCTACTCCTGCTAGATCAACGCCATCTACATCCACCGGTTCCGCTAGCTACGTCGCTTTCACTCCCAAGGAGCGTACGAGTGAACCGGGCATGTGCCCAATCTGCAGGGAGAAGCACTTCGTTCTATTTTGCCCCAGCTACCAGAAGGCGTCGCCACTGAACCGAAGGACGATTGTTCAGCATTACCGCTTATGCTTTAACTGTTTGGGACGCCATCGCTACGCTGACTGCAGGACTAAGCAGAAGTGCCGCCATTGTGATCAGCCACATCACACGTCGACTCATCTTGACGATGGTGCTGCCGCTAAACCAGCACAGGACGCTCCTGTAGCTGACCCAG ctcattcgctcaatgttttactcgctaccgctattgttaagttgaattcgctaacaggaagtacatgtacagcccgtgtacttattgatcaaggatcggagttatcctttgtgacgcattcgctaatcaagaagctggatattcaactcagtaaagcagctgtaccattacgtggaattggtaatgtgtcagctgggcattcgcttgggtcatgcaagatgacgctgcattcgctacacaacaacgcttctattaccatccaagctcatgtgcttgctctattgacggtaaacttaccgtcatttacgctaactaagaagaagaaatggccgcatataactgggctacaactcgctgatccagacttcttgacatcaagacctattgacatcattctgggtgcagcaccagctgcacatataatcaacgctaaaatacgaaaaggAAGTGAAAATGACCCAATCGCTCAGTCAACATCACTTGGttggatcatatatggatctgtggacaccgctacatcaaaattgaccgctcatggtcatcatgtcgctgttgatgatcaactacaagacttgttaaccaagttttggtaccaagaagagccacagacagaattcgctacacgctatactgaagaagaagaagagtgtgaacaacactttgtcaatacacactacagacagtctgatggtcgatatgtcgttcgcttgccgcttaaatcttcgccaagtcaactgggtgattcgctcagagctgcacaatacgctttactacgtcttcgcaaacgactggaagctgatccagtctacaagaagttgtacttcGACTTCCTGAAGGAGTATGAAGACTTGGGGCACATGAAACGTCTGAAATTAAAGGAATTACCACCGAACAGCTACCTGTTGCCTCATCATGGggttctgaaagagcagagcactaccaccaagctcagagtggtattcaatgggtcctggaaaactacatctggcgtatctgtcaacgagatacttcatgtgggcccaaagatccaagttgacatcagtgatgTACTTATTCGCATTCGGTGCCATCGCTATTTATTCGCTACTGAcgttacaaaaatgtttcgtcagattgcagttgacaaggaagatcatcatctacagtgcatactctggtttgacgaagatgacatcccaatagtatttgcactcgctactgttacttatggaacaacatcggctccatatctcgctggaagagcactcttacaactcgctgaagacgaagggaaaaaatttccgaaggcTGTCGAACCGCTAACTAATACACGctacgttgacgacatctatggaggtgcagatgaactcgctgaggcaatccaagttgctctcgacacaaaaaatatgtgcgccacaggatgttttccgcttgccaagtgggcaagtaattcaactgaattactttctcaagtcgctccaagtgaaacccaagaagatacaccaagagagcttggggatactacagtaaaagtgctcgggctaacctggaattcaacacaggataaattccagttcggatattcgcttccagaagcatcaccaacaactaaacgcacaattttatctgaaattgctcGCTTGTTTGACCCACTGGGTTTCTTGGCACCGATTATCGTGAGAGCCAAGATGTTCATGCAGAAGCTCTGGCTGCAGAACTTTGACTgggatgctacgctatcaccgtcgcttcttcaagaatggaatttgtttcgagatgaactacatcagatctcgaagattcagatacctcgctggaatcatgttaaaaatggtgtatcaattgaattacatggattctctgacgcttcacaactcgctatggctgctgtagtttatctaaaagttactgacgctactggaagctccaatatctcgctagtgtgtgccaaaacacaagttgcaccactgaagcctataactataccaagaatggagctcaatgccgctgtcttactcgctcaactgatactctacgtcaagaaggttttgaaacttgaaaacgttccagttttcatgtggacagactccgctgtatccttaacgtggatacgaaacaacccagctagatggaaagtctacattcgcaacagagttaccaagattcaagaatcgctaccaagtgtcaactgggattttgttcctggaaaacttaacccagctgactgcgcttcaagaggtttaacagcagccaaactagaacagcattcgctatggtggacgggaccaaagtggctcagtcaatcaaaagataactggccatcttttgatatccctacgcagacggtatcacatcttgaagaacgtccaggtctggtttttaccatcttcaaggcagattcacacccgctatacacgctactagaaaaattctctaagttgtcacctttacttcgcacgcttggaatctgtcttcgtgccatcgctaaatttaaaaaagtgccacagtccacactggacacaccactctctacagttgacctggaactcgctaagactttgctgatcaagtatactcaaagtcagtactattcgCAAGAGCTGAAACTATTGAAGGATGGTGATTCTCTACACCGAAGTCATCAtctcgctaaattgattccctacgtcgactacaacggagtactcagagttggcggtcgcttgaagaattcgctgctggatgatgaacagaaaaatccagctattttaccaaggtcatcacgcttaagtacgctattgatagatcattcgCATCGAAGAACATACCATGGGGGAACTCAATTGACCCTCGctgatctacggagatctgtctggatagaaggtggtcgagttccagtcagatcacacattcttcgctgcgtcgtgtgcacgagacatagaggtgttcgcgcacaacaattaatgggacaattgccatccgctcgtgtaagaccatctaaagcattcttacacactggaatagactacgctgggccagtaacactgaagactttccaaggtcgaggtgccaaaacctataaaggatggatcgctgtgtttgtatgtctcgctacgtccgctatacatattgaaattgtcaccgattactctactgacgctttcgtcgcagcatttagaagattcactagtcgaagaggcgcctgcagtatcctatactcggactgtggtacaaattttgtaggagcagacgccacgctaaagaaagaattcgcaGCAGGATCGAGACAGCTAAAagaacttcagtatttactcgctacaGATGGCACAGACTGGAAGTTCAACCCACCAAGTGCTCCCCACTTTGGTGGCAAGTGGGAAGCAGccgtaaagtcaatcaagttccatctcatacgaactattggtgaatcgctattgacttacgaccaactcgctacagtcttaacacaaattgaggctgtgttaaattcaagaccgatCGCTCCGCTATCTGAAGATCCTGCAGATTTAACCGCTCTAACTCCTGGACATTTTCTCATCGGTGAACCACTAATCGCCGTACCTGGGCCCTCGctactggaaaataattcagctacgttgtcacgctggcaacaattacaacaaatgttccagagattttggagtagatggtcatcagagtacctgcaacgtcatcaatctatttcgaagtggcataatccgcaaaacaacatcaaagtgggttcattagtcttgttgactgatgaaagattcccaccatcaaaatggccgcttgctcgagtactcgcattacatccaggcagagatggcctgactcgagtagtcacgctgaaga ataattttttgaagctGAATCCAGGAAAAACTAAAACCATCATCTTTGGTAGTTCTCAGCATTTAAATAGCTCAGCCAGTATAATTGCGCCGAAGATCACAGTTAATCGAGTCACCATTAATTGTGTTGTCACTTAA